In Paenibacillus stellifer, the DNA window CCGGTACGAGGCGTACACGTGCTACCGAATGTTTACGACGACCTGTCCCATAGTATTGTACTTGTGCCATGAAACTGTCCTCCTTATTTTATCCGCGAAGTTCGTAAACTTCAGGTTTTTGTGCTGCGTGTGGATGCTCGGTGCCGGCATAGACTTTCAGTCTCAGCTTCATAGCATTGCCTTGACGAGTCTTAGGAATCATGCCATGTACGGCAGATTCGATTACGCGCTCCGGCTTGGTGTTCAGCAGGTCCTGAGCGTTCGTTACTTTCAGGCCGCCCGGATGCAGCGAGTGACGGTAGTATTTCTTGTTCTGCAGCTTCTTGCCAGTCAGGTGGATCTTCTCAGCGTTGATGACGATAACGAAATCGCCAGTGTCAACATGAGGTGTGAATTGCGGTTTGTGCTTGCCGCGGATCAGAGCAGCGGCTTCACTTGCCAGACGGCCGAGTGTTTTGCCTTCGGCATCGATGATATGCCAGTTGCGTTCTACTTCGTTCGGCTTCGCCATGTAGGTGGTACGCATGAATATTTCCTCCTTGTTCTCGTACGAAAATCTCGTATATCTGATTTCTCATGGAAATTGCATTTTTAAATGTTGGGTAAAGCATTTTGGGCGTCCTCTTGATCGGGGCTGTGGGATAGCCA includes these proteins:
- the rplM gene encoding 50S ribosomal protein L13 encodes the protein MRTTYMAKPNEVERNWHIIDAEGKTLGRLASEAAALIRGKHKPQFTPHVDTGDFVIVINAEKIHLTGKKLQNKKYYRHSLHPGGLKVTNAQDLLNTKPERVIESAVHGMIPKTRQGNAMKLRLKVYAGTEHPHAAQKPEVYELRG